In a genomic window of Streptomyces pristinaespiralis:
- a CDS encoding TetR/AcrR family transcriptional regulator, whose amino-acid sequence MAEHRTMQRGALLDAARSLLSEGGTEALTFPALAERTGLARSSVYEYFRSRAAVVEELCAVDFPVWAAEVETAMGRADTPEGKVEAYVRRQLELVGDRRHRAVVAISASELEAGAREKIRAAHGALIAMIVEALAELGQERPRLTAMLLQGVVDAAVRRIELGAAEEPDAIAEAAVAMVLRGVRG is encoded by the coding sequence GTGGCCGAGCACCGGACGATGCAGCGAGGCGCCCTGCTGGACGCCGCGCGTTCCCTCCTGTCCGAAGGCGGTACGGAGGCGCTGACCTTCCCCGCCCTCGCCGAGCGCACCGGCTTGGCGAGGTCCTCCGTCTACGAGTACTTCCGCTCGCGTGCCGCGGTCGTCGAGGAGCTCTGCGCGGTGGACTTCCCCGTCTGGGCGGCCGAGGTGGAGACCGCGATGGGCAGGGCGGACACCCCGGAGGGCAAGGTCGAGGCGTATGTGCGCAGGCAGCTCGAGCTGGTCGGGGACCGGCGGCACCGGGCCGTCGTCGCCATCTCGGCGAGCGAGCTCGAGGCCGGGGCCCGGGAGAAGATCCGTGCCGCGCACGGTGCGCTGATCGCCATGATCGTCGAGGCCCTCGCCGAGCTGGGCCAGGAGCGGCCCCGGCTGACCGCGATGCTGCTTCAGGGCGTCGTCGACGCGGCGGTCCGCCGCATCGAACTCGGCGCGGCCGAGGAGCCCGACGCCATCGCGGAGGCGGCCGTCGCGATGGTGCTGCGAGGCGTGCGGGGCTGA
- the whiG gene encoding RNA polymerase sigma factor WhiG, whose translation MPQHTSGSDRAAAPPAARGTVRPAAPSSLEELWRSYKATGDGRLREQLILHYSPLVKYVAGRVSVGLPSNVEQADFVSSGVFGLIDAIEKFDIERSIKFETYAITRIRGAMIDELRALDWIPRSVRQKARAVERAYATLEAQLRRTPSESEVAAEMGITVDELHSVFSQLSLANVVALEELLHVGGEGGERLSLMDTLEDTAADNPVEVAEGRELRRLLARAINTLPDREKTVVTLYYYEGLTLAEIGNVLGVTESRVSQIHTKSVLQLRAKLADVGR comes from the coding sequence ATGCCCCAGCACACCTCCGGGTCTGACCGCGCGGCAGCGCCACCCGCTGCCCGTGGCACCGTGCGGCCCGCCGCACCCTCGTCTCTCGAGGAGTTGTGGCGGTCGTACAAGGCCACGGGTGACGGCAGGCTGCGGGAACAGCTGATCCTTCACTACTCGCCGCTGGTCAAATACGTCGCGGGCCGGGTGAGCGTCGGCCTGCCGTCCAACGTCGAGCAGGCCGACTTCGTCTCCTCCGGGGTCTTCGGGCTGATCGACGCCATCGAGAAGTTCGACATCGAGCGGTCGATCAAGTTCGAGACGTACGCCATCACCCGGATCCGCGGCGCGATGATCGACGAACTGCGCGCGCTGGACTGGATCCCCAGGTCGGTGCGGCAGAAGGCCCGGGCCGTGGAGCGTGCGTACGCGACGCTCGAGGCGCAGCTGCGGCGCACGCCTTCGGAGTCCGAGGTCGCCGCGGAGATGGGTATCACGGTCGACGAACTGCACTCGGTTTTCAGCCAGTTGTCACTGGCGAACGTGGTGGCGCTGGAGGAGTTGCTGCACGTCGGAGGCGAGGGCGGCGAGCGCCTCAGCCTCATGGACACACTCGAGGACACCGCCGCGGACAACCCGGTCGAGGTGGCCGAGGGCCGAGAGCTGCGCAGACTCCTCGCGCGGGCCATCAACACCCTGCCGGACCGCGAGAAGACCGTCGTCACGCTCTACTACTACGAGGGGCTCACGCTGGCCGAGATCGGGAATGTCCTCGGCGTCACGGAGAGCAGAGTCAGCCAGATCCACACCAAGTCGGTGCTGCAGCTGCGGGCGAAGCTGGCCGACGTCGGGCGGTGA
- the dprA gene encoding DNA-processing protein DprA, translating into MTPRTPERAADDRERMARAALTRILEPGDEHGGRWLREFGAEGLLTLLTSEDCAAGALTGVSKDRVRGLRDRAVGVRPERDLDAVHAVGGRFVVPGDAEWPSQLDDLRDASPVGLWVRGRPDLRKWALRSVAVVGARACTSYGAHMATGLGAGLAERGWVVVSGAAFGVDGSAHRGALAAGGATVAVLACGVDVAYPRGHGELIGRIVEQGLVIGELPPGGHPTPSRFVQRNRVIAALTRGTVVVEAEYRSGSLVTARSAQRLGRHTIGVPGPVTSGLSAGVHELLRGESVLVTDAAEVVELVGRIGELAPAHSGPVVPRDLLDPLGRRVLEALPARGACAVHQVAREGGTTVDEARGKLYELHSLGFVERDEDGWKLTRRRRHGSNARRGVT; encoded by the coding sequence ATGACACCGCGGACACCGGAACGCGCGGCCGACGACCGGGAGCGGATGGCGCGCGCCGCGTTGACGCGCATCCTCGAACCGGGTGACGAGCACGGTGGACGGTGGCTCCGCGAGTTCGGCGCCGAGGGACTGCTGACCCTGCTGACATCGGAGGACTGCGCCGCCGGCGCCCTCACGGGCGTTTCCAAGGACCGGGTACGGGGACTGCGGGACCGGGCCGTGGGGGTGCGGCCGGAGCGCGACCTGGACGCCGTGCACGCGGTCGGCGGCCGGTTCGTCGTCCCGGGCGATGCCGAGTGGCCGAGCCAGCTCGACGACCTCCGGGACGCCTCACCTGTCGGACTATGGGTGCGGGGCAGACCCGACCTGCGGAAATGGGCGCTGCGCTCGGTCGCGGTGGTCGGCGCGCGGGCCTGCACCTCGTACGGGGCGCACATGGCCACCGGTCTCGGGGCCGGACTCGCGGAGCGCGGCTGGGTCGTGGTGTCGGGGGCGGCCTTCGGCGTGGACGGCTCGGCACACCGCGGAGCGCTGGCCGCCGGCGGTGCCACGGTGGCCGTCCTCGCCTGCGGCGTCGATGTCGCCTACCCCCGCGGTCACGGCGAATTGATCGGACGCATCGTCGAACAGGGGCTCGTCATCGGCGAGTTGCCGCCGGGCGGCCATCCGACCCCGAGCAGGTTCGTCCAGCGCAACCGCGTCATCGCCGCGCTGACGAGGGGCACCGTCGTCGTGGAGGCCGAGTACCGCAGCGGCTCGCTGGTCACCGCGCGGAGCGCCCAGCGGCTCGGCCGTCACACGATAGGAGTCCCCGGACCGGTCACCAGCGGGCTGTCGGCAGGCGTCCACGAACTGCTGCGCGGCGAGAGCGTGCTGGTCACCGACGCGGCGGAAGTCGTCGAACTGGTCGGCCGGATAGGGGAACTGGCGCCGGCGCACAGCGGCCCCGTGGTGCCCAGGGACCTGTTGGACCCGCTCGGCAGGCGGGTGCTCGAAGCGCTGCCCGCGCGGGGTGCGTGCGCCGTGCATCAAGTCGCCCGCGAAGGCGGAACGACGGTGGACGAGGCCCGCGGCAAGCTGTACGAACTTCATTCACTCGGATTCGTGGAACGGGACGAAGACGGATGGAAGTTGACGCGCCGACGCCGTCATGGTTCGAACGCGCGGCGAGGCGTTACTTGA
- a CDS encoding YifB family Mg chelatase-like AAA ATPase, which yields MGFARACSVALVGVEGVVVEVQADLEPGVAAFTLVGLPDKSLVESRDRVRAAVVNSGAEWPQKKLTVGLSPASVPKGGSGFDLAVAVAVLGAAERIDPRQIADLVLIGELGLDGRVRPVRGVLPAVLAAAEAGYEQVVVPEQTAGEASLVPGISVLGVRSLRQLIAVLADEPVPDEEPVEEGRPDPMLAGLMVPGAGIGTGLAADPAGGPDLADVAGQHTARTGLEVAAAGGHHLLLSGPPGAGKTMLAERLPGVLPPLTRRESLEVTAVHSVAGLLPPGQPLVRTPPYCAPHHSATMQSLVGGGNGLPKPGAVSLAHRGLLFLDEAPEFSGKALDALRQPLESGHVVVARSGGVVRLPARFLMMLAANPCPCGRHTLHGAGCDCPASAIRRYQARLSGPLLDRVDLRIEVEPVSRSDLLDQGRRGDSTAVVADRVREARARAAARLDGTPWSVNSEVPGHELRTRWTVSPGALAAAERDVDRGLLTARGLDRVLRVAWTIADLAGRDRPEAPDVALALELRTGIARGVPAGAVAGIGGRP from the coding sequence ATGGGATTCGCACGCGCGTGTTCGGTGGCTCTGGTGGGTGTCGAGGGCGTGGTGGTCGAGGTCCAGGCGGATCTGGAGCCGGGCGTCGCCGCGTTCACGCTCGTCGGGCTCCCGGACAAGAGTCTGGTGGAGAGCCGGGACCGCGTGCGGGCGGCCGTGGTGAACTCGGGGGCCGAGTGGCCGCAGAAGAAGCTCACCGTGGGGCTCAGCCCGGCATCGGTGCCGAAGGGCGGCAGCGGCTTCGATCTCGCCGTGGCCGTCGCCGTGCTCGGTGCCGCCGAGCGGATCGACCCCCGGCAGATCGCCGACCTCGTGCTCATCGGTGAGCTGGGGCTCGACGGCCGGGTCAGACCGGTGCGCGGAGTCCTCCCGGCGGTGCTCGCCGCGGCGGAGGCCGGATACGAACAGGTCGTCGTACCCGAGCAGACAGCCGGTGAGGCATCACTCGTACCGGGGATCTCGGTCCTCGGCGTGCGCAGCCTGCGACAGCTGATCGCCGTGCTCGCCGACGAGCCGGTGCCCGACGAGGAGCCCGTCGAGGAGGGCAGGCCCGACCCCATGCTGGCCGGACTGATGGTGCCGGGCGCGGGCATCGGCACGGGCTTGGCCGCGGACCCGGCAGGCGGGCCGGACCTGGCCGATGTCGCGGGTCAGCACACGGCACGCACCGGACTGGAGGTCGCGGCGGCCGGCGGACACCATCTGCTGCTCTCGGGGCCACCGGGCGCGGGGAAGACCATGCTGGCCGAGAGGCTGCCCGGTGTGCTGCCGCCGCTGACCCGGCGGGAATCGCTCGAAGTCACGGCGGTGCACTCGGTGGCGGGCCTCCTGCCGCCGGGCCAGCCGCTGGTGCGGACGCCGCCGTACTGCGCACCGCACCATTCGGCGACCATGCAGTCGCTGGTCGGCGGCGGGAACGGTCTGCCCAAGCCCGGCGCCGTCTCCCTCGCACACCGGGGCCTGCTCTTCCTCGACGAGGCTCCGGAGTTCTCCGGCAAGGCGCTGGACGCCCTGCGGCAGCCCCTGGAGTCGGGCCATGTCGTCGTGGCGAGGAGCGGGGGAGTGGTGCGGCTGCCGGCCAGATTCCTGATGATGCTGGCCGCCAACCCGTGCCCCTGCGGCCGGCACACCCTGCACGGTGCCGGATGCGACTGTCCCGCCTCGGCGATCCGGCGGTACCAGGCCCGGCTGTCCGGCCCGCTGCTGGACCGTGTCGACCTGCGCATCGAGGTCGAGCCGGTGAGCCGGTCCGACCTGCTCGACCAGGGCCGCCGCGGAGACTCCACAGCGGTGGTGGCAGACCGGGTGCGCGAGGCCAGGGCCCGCGCGGCGGCCCGTCTGGACGGCACGCCGTGGTCGGTCAACAGTGAGGTCCCCGGCCACGAACTGCGGACCCGCTGGACCGTCTCCCCCGGGGCGCTGGCCGCCGCCGAGCGGGACGTGGACCGTGGTCTGCTCACGGCGCGCGGCCTGGACCGGGTGCTGAGAGTCGCCTGGACCATCGCGGACCTGGCGGGCCGGGACCGGCCGGAGGCGCCCGACGTCGCGCTGGCCCTGGAGCTGCGGACCGGGATCGCGAGGGGTGTGCCGGCGGGGGCCGTCGCGGGGATCGGGGGCCGGCCATGA
- a CDS encoding YraN family protein, whose product MNATGALGRYGEDLAARLLTRSGMRLLARNWRCGRAGEIDIVARDGDTVVVCEVKTRRVGGYEHPMAAITPVKAVRLRRLAECWLERHGGAPPGGVRIDLVGVLLPRRGAAIVEHARGVA is encoded by the coding sequence ATGAACGCGACGGGGGCACTGGGACGGTACGGAGAGGACCTGGCGGCGAGGCTGCTGACCAGGTCGGGCATGCGGCTGCTGGCAAGGAACTGGCGCTGCGGGCGGGCCGGGGAGATCGACATCGTCGCCCGCGACGGCGACACGGTCGTCGTCTGTGAGGTCAAGACCCGCAGGGTCGGCGGGTACGAGCATCCGATGGCCGCGATCACACCGGTCAAGGCCGTCCGGCTGCGCCGGCTCGCCGAGTGCTGGCTGGAGCGGCACGGCGGCGCACCGCCGGGCGGCGTGCGCATCGACCTCGTCGGCGTGCTGCTTCCCAGGCGCGGCGCTGCGATCGTCGAGCACGCCCGCGGGGTGGCCTGA
- a CDS encoding DUF2469 domain-containing protein has translation MSAEDLEKYETEMELKLYREYRDVVGLFKYVIETERRFYLTNDYEMQVHSVQGEVFFEVSMADAWVWDMYRPARFVKQVRVLTFKDVNIEELNKSDLELPGS, from the coding sequence ATGAGCGCCGAGGACCTCGAGAAGTACGAGACCGAGATGGAGCTGAAGCTCTACCGGGAGTACCGAGACGTCGTCGGGCTGTTCAAATACGTGATCGAGACCGAGCGTCGCTTCTACCTCACCAACGACTACGAGATGCAGGTGCACTCGGTGCAGGGCGAGGTCTTCTTCGAGGTCTCGATGGCGGACGCCTGGGTGTGGGACATGTACCGGCCGGCCCGCTTCGTCAAGCAGGTCCGGGTGCTCACCTTCAAGGACGTGAACATCGAGGAGCTCAACAAGAGCGACCTCGAGCTTCCCGGCAGCTGA
- a CDS encoding NUDIX hydrolase produces MSHDRPGAVPPLRKVSRVVLLDPQDRILLMHGYEPGDPADDWWFTPGGGLEGDETREEAALRELAEETGITDVELGPVLWQRQCSFPFDGRRWDQDEWYFLARTTQTETAPGGLTELEQRSVAGLRWWTSAELSAARETVYPTRLAELLRTLLDEGPPGAPVVLDTETVQDPSTAGAQ; encoded by the coding sequence GTGTCGCATGACCGGCCGGGCGCCGTGCCCCCGCTCCGCAAGGTCTCCCGGGTCGTGCTGCTCGATCCGCAGGACCGGATCCTGCTCATGCACGGGTACGAGCCGGGGGACCCGGCCGACGACTGGTGGTTCACCCCGGGCGGCGGTCTGGAGGGCGACGAGACGCGGGAAGAGGCGGCGCTGCGCGAGCTGGCCGAGGAGACCGGGATCACCGACGTGGAACTGGGGCCGGTCCTGTGGCAGCGCCAGTGCTCGTTCCCGTTCGACGGCCGCCGCTGGGACCAGGACGAATGGTATTTCCTGGCGCGTACGACACAGACCGAGACCGCCCCGGGCGGGCTGACGGAGCTCGAGCAGCGGAGCGTCGCGGGCCTCAGATGGTGGACCTCCGCCGAACTGTCGGCGGCGCGTGAGACGGTGTATCCGACCAGGCTCGCCGAGCTGCTGCGCACGCTGCTCGACGAGGGACCCCCGGGTGCGCCGGTGGTTCTGGACACGGAAACCGTCCAGGACCCCAGTACGGCTGGCGCACAATAG
- the lepB gene encoding signal peptidase I: protein MGGTGRDDDGRGRLGNALSGLAVAVGCVLFLGGFVWGALVYQPYTVPTASMAPTVEAGDRVLAERIDGADVRRGDVVVFRDKLWGDMPMIKRVVGVGGDEIACCADNGRLTVNGKAVEEPYLLQDDGPASQKFTASVPEGQLFLLGDERMGSLDSRSHLQDPGHGSVPRSAVSARVDAVAWPLDGGLIERPEGFAALPGGVSQPGPVKLMLGAVVVGAVLIFGGAAYGPVAGRLGRGRRADREVSGVA from the coding sequence ATGGGCGGAACGGGACGTGACGACGACGGCCGCGGCCGGCTCGGCAACGCGCTGTCGGGACTGGCCGTGGCCGTCGGCTGTGTGCTCTTCCTCGGCGGCTTCGTCTGGGGCGCCCTCGTCTACCAGCCGTACACGGTGCCGACCGCTTCGATGGCGCCCACCGTGGAGGCGGGCGACCGGGTGCTGGCCGAGAGAATAGACGGCGCGGACGTGCGCCGCGGTGATGTCGTGGTCTTCCGCGACAAGCTGTGGGGCGACATGCCCATGATCAAGCGTGTGGTGGGCGTCGGCGGTGACGAGATCGCCTGCTGCGCCGACAACGGCCGGCTGACCGTGAACGGCAAGGCCGTCGAAGAACCGTATCTGCTCCAGGACGACGGGCCCGCGTCGCAGAAGTTCACCGCGAGCGTGCCCGAGGGGCAGCTGTTCCTGCTCGGCGACGAGCGGATGGGTTCGCTCGACTCGCGGTCCCATCTCCAGGACCCCGGCCACGGCTCGGTCCCGCGTTCCGCCGTATCCGCCCGGGTGGACGCCGTGGCGTGGCCCCTCGACGGCGGACTGATCGAGCGGCCGGAAGGGTTCGCGGCCCTGCCGGGCGGAGTGTCACAGCCCGGACCGGTGAAACTCATGCTCGGCGCGGTTGTCGTCGGCGCCGTACTGATCTTCGGCGGGGCCGCCTACGGGCCGGTGGCGGGGCGTCTCGGCCGCGGGCGGCGCGCCGACAGGGAGGTCTCCGGTGTCGCATGA
- the lepB gene encoding signal peptidase I, with translation MTDDSASATGDGGDSSEGSGTDRKKQKSFWKELPLLVGIALLLALLIKTFLVQAFSIPSDSMMNTLQRGDRVLVDKLTPWFGSEPERGEVVVFHDPGGWLEGEPTPEPNAVQKFLSFIGLMPSAEEKDLIKRTIAVGGDTVECKKGGPVKVNGKALDERDYIYPGSSACDDMPFGPFKVPNDKIWVMGDNRQNSQDSRYHMEDVNRGFVPVDKVVGRAVVVAWPLDRWSTLPVPGTFDQAGIDAAAAAMPAAAPAALGVAGALPVVLWRRRLTGRRTAG, from the coding sequence ATGACGGACGACTCGGCGTCGGCGACCGGCGACGGCGGCGATTCCTCGGAGGGCAGCGGTACGGATCGGAAGAAGCAGAAGTCCTTCTGGAAGGAACTGCCGCTCCTGGTCGGTATCGCGCTCCTGCTGGCGCTGCTGATCAAGACGTTTCTGGTGCAGGCGTTCTCGATCCCCTCGGACTCGATGATGAACACCCTCCAGCGCGGCGACCGTGTCCTGGTGGACAAGCTCACGCCGTGGTTCGGGTCGGAGCCCGAGCGCGGCGAGGTCGTGGTCTTCCACGATCCGGGCGGCTGGCTCGAGGGTGAGCCGACCCCGGAGCCGAACGCCGTGCAGAAGTTCCTCAGCTTCATCGGGCTGATGCCGTCCGCCGAGGAGAAGGACCTCATCAAGCGGACGATCGCGGTCGGCGGCGACACGGTGGAGTGCAAGAAGGGCGGCCCGGTCAAGGTCAACGGCAAGGCCCTCGACGAGCGCGACTACATCTACCCGGGCAGCAGCGCCTGCGACGACATGCCGTTCGGGCCGTTCAAGGTGCCGAACGACAAGATCTGGGTGATGGGCGACAACCGCCAGAACTCCCAGGACTCCCGCTACCACATGGAAGACGTCAACCGCGGGTTCGTCCCGGTCGACAAGGTCGTGGGACGCGCCGTGGTGGTCGCCTGGCCGCTGGACCGCTGGTCCACCCTCCCCGTGCCCGGCACCTTCGACCAGGCGGGGATCGACGCGGCCGCCGCCGCGATGCCCGCCGCCGCGCCCGCGGCGCTCGGCGTGGCCGGTGCGCTGCCGGTCGTGCTGTGGCGCAGGAGGCTGACCGGCAGGCGTACCGCCGGGTAG
- the lepB gene encoding signal peptidase I: protein MDTEAQHTERDRSSTPADGVEEEGSRSARRHGGHRPSRSPWSLRTAAVIGGACAVFVLLLSHFVVQPFQIPSSSMEPTLQVGDRVLVNKLAYRFGAEPRRGDVIVFDGTGSFVPEGVTENPVTSVVREGLAALGLAEPAETDFVKRVVGVGGDRVVCCDKGGRVEVNGVPVDERYLHPDGGPSEVAFDIVVPEGTLWVMGDHRSNSRDSRDHLGQPGGGMVPVGMVVGRADWIGWPVGRWSGIAPTGAFSGVPDAPPGGAHG from the coding sequence ATGGACACCGAAGCACAGCACACGGAGCGCGACCGCTCTTCCACCCCCGCGGACGGGGTCGAGGAAGAGGGGTCGCGCTCCGCGCGTCGTCACGGCGGGCACCGGCCGAGCCGCTCGCCGTGGTCCCTGCGCACCGCGGCAGTGATCGGAGGCGCCTGCGCCGTCTTCGTGCTGCTGCTGAGCCATTTCGTGGTGCAGCCCTTCCAGATCCCCAGCAGCTCGATGGAGCCGACCCTTCAGGTCGGGGACCGGGTACTGGTGAACAAGCTGGCGTACCGTTTCGGTGCGGAGCCCCGACGCGGCGACGTGATCGTCTTCGACGGCACGGGCTCTTTCGTACCGGAGGGAGTGACTGAAAACCCGGTCACTTCCGTAGTACGAGAGGGGCTCGCCGCACTCGGACTCGCCGAGCCCGCCGAGACGGATTTCGTCAAGCGGGTGGTGGGCGTGGGCGGTGACCGGGTTGTCTGCTGCGACAAGGGGGGCAGGGTCGAGGTGAACGGCGTGCCGGTCGACGAGAGATATCTGCACCCCGACGGCGGGCCCTCCGAGGTCGCCTTCGACATCGTCGTCCCCGAGGGGACCCTCTGGGTCATGGGCGACCACCGCAGCAATTCACGCGACTCCCGGGACCATCTCGGGCAGCCCGGCGGCGGCATGGTGCCGGTCGGCATGGTGGTCGGCAGAGCGGACTGGATCGGCTGGCCGGTCGGCCGCTGGTCGGGCATCGCACCGACCGGCGCGTTCTCCGGCGTGCCCGACGCGCCTCCCGGCGGGGCCCATGGGTAA
- the rplS gene encoding 50S ribosomal protein L19 — protein MAHLLDSVNSASLRSDLPAFRPGDTVNVHVRVIEGNRSRIQQFKGVVIRRQGAGVSETFTVRKVSFSVGVERTFPVHSPIFEKIELVTRGDVRRAKLYYLRELRGKAAKIKEKRDN, from the coding sequence ATGGCTCACCTGCTCGACAGCGTCAACTCGGCTTCGCTGCGCAGCGACCTCCCGGCCTTCCGCCCGGGTGACACCGTCAACGTCCACGTTCGCGTCATCGAGGGCAACCGCTCCCGTATCCAGCAGTTCAAGGGCGTCGTCATCCGCCGCCAGGGCGCGGGCGTGAGCGAGACCTTCACGGTCCGCAAGGTCTCCTTCTCCGTCGGCGTCGAGCGCACCTTCCCGGTGCACAGCCCGATCTTCGAGAAGATCGAGCTCGTCACCCGCGGTGACGTCCGTCGCGCCAAGCTGTACTACCTCCGTGAGCTGCGCGGCAAGGCCGCGAAGATCAAGGAGAAGCGCGACAACTGA
- the trmD gene encoding tRNA (guanosine(37)-N1)-methyltransferase TrmD has product MRLDVVTIFPEYLEPLNVSLVGKARARGRLGVQVHDLRDWTYDRHNTVDDTPYGGGPGMVMKTEPWGDALDDIVASGYEAGAHDPVLVVPTPSGRQFTQEVAVELSERPWLIFTPARYEGIDRRVIDEYATRMPVHEVSIGDYVLAGGEAAVLVITEAVARLLPGVLGNAESHRDDSFAPGAMANLLEGPVYTKPPTWRGRAIPDVLVSGHHGKIARWRRDQALCRTALNRPDLIERCDPAAFDKKDRETLSVLGWAPEPGGRFWRRPQAVEE; this is encoded by the coding sequence ATGAGGCTCGACGTCGTCACGATCTTTCCCGAGTACCTCGAACCGCTGAACGTCTCCCTGGTCGGCAAGGCCCGCGCCCGCGGCCGGCTCGGGGTCCAGGTCCACGACCTGCGCGACTGGACGTACGACCGGCACAACACCGTCGACGACACCCCGTACGGCGGCGGTCCGGGCATGGTCATGAAGACCGAGCCCTGGGGCGACGCCCTCGACGACATCGTGGCGAGCGGCTACGAGGCGGGCGCCCACGACCCCGTGCTCGTGGTGCCCACCCCGAGCGGCCGGCAGTTCACGCAGGAGGTCGCCGTCGAGCTCTCCGAACGGCCGTGGCTGATCTTCACCCCCGCCCGCTACGAGGGCATCGACCGCCGGGTCATCGACGAGTACGCGACCCGGATGCCGGTCCACGAGGTGTCCATCGGCGACTATGTGCTGGCCGGCGGTGAGGCCGCCGTACTGGTGATCACCGAGGCGGTCGCCCGGCTGCTCCCCGGTGTCCTCGGCAACGCCGAATCCCACCGGGACGACTCCTTCGCGCCCGGCGCGATGGCGAACCTGCTCGAGGGCCCCGTCTACACCAAGCCCCCCACCTGGCGCGGACGTGCCATTCCCGACGTGCTGGTCAGCGGCCACCACGGGAAGATCGCACGCTGGCGACGGGACCAGGCGCTGTGCCGCACGGCCCTCAACAGGCCCGACCTCATCGAGCGTTGCGACCCCGCGGCCTTCGACAAGAAGGACCGCGAGACGCTCTCCGTCCTCGGCTGGGCACCTGAGCCCGGCGGCCGATTTTGGCGCAGGCCGCAGGCCGTGGAAGAATAA
- the rimM gene encoding ribosome maturation factor RimM (Essential for efficient processing of 16S rRNA): protein MQLVVGRIGRAHGIKGEVTVEVRTDEPELRLGPGAVLATDPATAGPLTIETGRVHSGRLLLRFEGVKDRNAAEALRNTLLIAEVDPEELPEEPDEYYDHQLMDLDVVLEDGTEIGRITEISHLPSQDLFIVERPDGSEVMIPFVQEIVAEIDLEEQRAVITPPRGLIDGSEAEVASGRDASEDGS from the coding sequence GTGCAGCTGGTAGTCGGACGGATCGGCCGGGCCCACGGCATCAAGGGCGAGGTCACCGTCGAGGTGCGCACGGACGAACCGGAACTGCGGCTCGGACCGGGAGCCGTGCTGGCCACGGACCCGGCGACCGCCGGACCGCTGACCATCGAGACCGGCAGGGTGCACAGCGGCCGGCTGCTGCTGCGCTTCGAGGGCGTGAAGGACCGCAACGCCGCGGAGGCCCTGCGCAACACGCTGCTGATCGCCGAGGTGGACCCGGAGGAGCTCCCCGAGGAGCCCGACGAGTACTACGACCACCAGCTGATGGATCTGGACGTGGTGCTCGAGGACGGCACGGAGATCGGCCGGATCACCGAGATCAGCCACCTGCCCTCGCAGGACCTGTTCATCGTCGAACGGCCCGACGGCAGCGAGGTGATGATCCCGTTCGTCCAGGAGATCGTCGCCGAGATCGACCTCGAGGAGCAGCGGGCCGTGATCACCCCGCCGCGCGGACTGATCGACGGCAGCGAGGCCGAGGTCGCCTCCGGGCGTGACGCCTCGGAGGACGGGTCCTGA
- a CDS encoding RNA-binding protein, with the protein MLEEALEHLVKGIVDNPDDVQVASRNLRRGRVLEVRVHPDDLGKVIGRNGRTARALRTVVGAIGGRGIRVDLVDVDQVR; encoded by the coding sequence ATGCTCGAGGAGGCTCTCGAGCACCTCGTGAAGGGCATCGTCGACAACCCTGACGATGTGCAGGTGGCTTCCCGCAACCTGCGTCGCGGGCGCGTGCTCGAGGTCCGGGTCCACCCCGACGACCTCGGTAAGGTGATCGGCCGCAACGGCCGCACCGCGCGCGCACTGCGCACCGTCGTGGGCGCCATCGGCGGCCGTGGCATCCGCGTCGACCTCGTCGACGTGGACCAGGTCCGCTGA
- the rpsP gene encoding 30S ribosomal protein S16, with translation MAVKIKLKRLGKIRQPHYRIVVADSRTRRDGRAIEEIGLYHPTYNPSRIEVDSERAQYWLSVGAQPTEPVLAILKLTGDWQKVKGLPAPEKPLLAPATKEDKRASFDAFAKAIEGDDAKGEAITPKAKKADKKADEAEAAPAESTEA, from the coding sequence GTGGCAGTCAAGATCAAGCTGAAGCGTCTCGGCAAGATTCGCCAGCCCCACTACCGCATCGTCGTCGCCGACTCCCGTACCCGCCGTGACGGCCGGGCCATCGAGGAGATCGGGCTGTACCACCCGACGTACAACCCGTCGCGCATCGAGGTCGACTCCGAGCGTGCCCAGTACTGGCTGTCCGTCGGCGCCCAGCCGACCGAGCCGGTTCTGGCCATCCTGAAGCTCACCGGCGACTGGCAGAAGGTCAAGGGTCTGCCGGCCCCGGAGAAGCCGCTGCTGGCCCCGGCGACGAAGGAAGACAAGCGCGCCTCCTTCGACGCCTTCGCCAAGGCCATCGAGGGTGACGACGCCAAGGGTGAGGCCATCACCCCGAAGGCGAAGAAGGCCGACAAGAAGGCGGACGAGGCCGAGGCCGCGCCCGCCGAGTCCACCGAGGCCTGA